The stretch of DNA CTCATCGCCGAGCGCTATGAGGGAATCGAGATCATCGGCGGCATCGGCATGCCGACGACACGCCACGGCGCCAATGCACTCGCGCTGGGCGACTTCGATGCTGACGGCGATCAGGATCTGTTCTGGGGCGACTTCTTCGAGCCGGCGATCCTGCTGATCGAAAACGTCGGCAGCACCTGCTCCAACCCGTCGTTCCAGTCGGAGCCGGTGACCCTGCCGTTTGCGGACGGCGCGCGCACCAGCGGCTACAACGCCCCCGCTCCGGTGGACATGGACGGTGACGGCGACCTCGACTTCTTTATCGGGGTCATCGGCGGGGCGTTTAATCCGATTCGTACCGGCGAAGACAACTTCTTCTTCTGGGAACGAACAGCGGCGAACGCATTCACCCTGCGCACTAAACGTTTCCTCGACGGCATCGACCATGGGTCCGACGCCGCGCCGGCATTTGCCGATATCGATGCCGACGGCGACCTCGACCTCATCGTCGGCAGCAAAATTGATGCGCAGACCGGGTCGTTCCCGTCGCTGCAGGTCTACCGGAACGACGGCACTCGCACCGCACCTCAATACCGGGCGATGGATGCCGTGCGGTTGGTCGACGCCTACAATTTCACGCCGGCGGCAGGTGATCTTGATGCCGACGGCGACATTGACCTGATCGTCGGCACCTGGAATCAGGACCTGTTGTTCGTGAGAAACGAGGGCACGCCGCAGGTGCCCAGATGGGTGCCCGATCCGGCCGGTGCCATCAAGCCACCGAGAGCCAGTCACCTCGCGCCTGCGCTCGGGGATCTCGACAACGACGGCGATCTCGATCTCATTGCCGGTCAGGCGAATGGCCTGTTGCTGTTCTACCGGAATACGGGATCCCGTCGGGCGCCCAAATTCACGCTGGTTACCGACAAATTGGACGACATCAAAGTTGGCCGGCGCAGCACGCCTGCGCTCATCGATGTGGATGGTGATGGGTTGCTCGATTTGGTGATCGGCCACGAGGATCGCGGGCCGTTGATGGTGGCGCGAAATGCCGGTTCGCGTACCTCGCCGAAGTTTGTGATGGCCGACCCGCTGCCGATGCCATTGCCGCCGATCTCGGCGCCGGCCTTCGCCGACGTTGACGGTGATGGCGTGCAGGACCTGCTCGTCGGCACCACAAGCGGCGGCATGCGCTTCTACCGCGGCACCCGCAACCGCTAAAAATGTGACCAACGGTCGCCAGTCCATGACCAGCCGCACTTCGACCGGCGGCTAGCGTGGCAGACTGAGGCCCATGTCGGCTGTTGCCCGGTGGATCTGTCCGATCGTCATCTCCGCGCTGGCGTGGCACTGCGGCGGAGATCCGCTGGCGCTGCCGCCGCTTGCGGAGGATCCCATCGCGCTGGAAGTGACGGCCATGCGATCCGCACTGGCCGCCAACGCCGCGAAATCCGAGCCGCTTTGGGAGCAGGTCAGGCCAGGCGCAACGGCCGCGCTCGATCTGGCGCAGCAAGCGCTGGCGGCGGGCCGCCGCTGGACGGCGCTCGAGAGACTCGCCGCCGCGCGCGCGAACCTGGTGGCGGCGCAGTATGTGGCTGATCGTCCTGCGGAAGCGCGCCGTGACGTGCCTGGGTTCGAGGCCGAGTGGGTGAGGATGGGTGCCGAGCTCGGGGCATCGACGGATGCGCCAACTGCCAAGGCGTTTGATCGCGTGTACCCGGCGGCTGCGCGTGCGCTGGCCGAGGCGTCAGCGTTTCAGGTGAAGGTGATGTACGACGCCGGCATCGAGTACGGCCGCGCGACCGACGCCGACAGCGGGCTCTTTTATGTGGGTTCCGCCCAGGCGCAGCAGCAGTTCGTCGCTTTCGCACGCACCGTGTTGCGAAGCGCCACACCGGCCGTGACCGTGAAAAATCTTTCTGCCGAGACCGACGCCCTGGAGACGACGCTGCTGGCGTTGTATCGGCCGCCGGTGTCGATCGACCGACACTCGGAGTTCATTGGCGCGAGTTCGGCGCTCAAAGAGGCAAGAGAGCTGGACGCCGCCGGCCTCCGCTATGGCGCGCTGCAGCGGTATTTGCTCGCCGTGTTACGCACTGCGCTGCTGCGTCCCGCACCGGCGGTGTCGGAAGGCCCGGCGATTCGCGCGCGGTTGCTCGCGGTCGCACCGCGCCTCAGCGACTTTTCGAGCGACCACACCATCGCGCTCATGTTTCTGGAGCGCGCGCTCACTGAACTCGATCGCGCCGAACCCACGCCGGCAGCGGTCGGCATCGCGCTGGCTGTGGTGGACGACGTGTTGCCGAAGTACTTCGCCGCCCTCGAAGCGGCGCCGGCCACGGCAGCGCCGCGCACGCCTCGCGTCACAGTGACATTGGTGCGCTGGCCGTTCACTTGAAACCTCTCTGACCCAGCAGGTCTGCTGGCACAAAGCGTGGTCAGGACATACGGCACCGATGCGCGGTTCGTCGTGGAGAACTACGGCGAATCGGCGCTGGCGGCCAAGTACGGCGTGAAACGCTACCCCGCGATCTTCGTCAACGACGTACTGGTGGCCACGCCGAAGGACTTCGGCTTCACCGCCAGTGGTGAAGGAGCCGAACCAGGCCGGTACGCACCGCTCCGCAAGGCCGAGAGCCACGAGCGCTTCCGGGCCGACCTGACGCGGGTCATCGACCTGCTGATGGCTGGAAAGAAGTCGGACGCATCAGCGCTCGCCGCGCCGGTGGACAGCGGCGAGCCTGCCGTGATGCCGGCGCTGAACTTCACCGATCTCAACGGACAGCTCGTCCGTCCGCGCGACCTGGCGGGCAAAGTGGTGGTCGTGGAGTTCTGGGCCACGTGGTGTCCGCCATGCCGTAGCACGCTCGCCTGGCTCGGCGAACTGCAGAAGAAACACGGTGACCGTGTGGTGGTGCTCGCGCTGGCCGTGGAGTCGGACGAACCGCTGGTCAGGCGCCTGGCATCGGAGCTGAACGTTCCCCTGCGATGGGTGATGCGATCACCGGCGATGCTCGCGGCATTTGGCGACGTCAGCGTGGTGCCCACGCTGCTGGTGTACGACCCGCGCGGGCGGCTGGCCGGCACCCACTACGGCGCCCCGCCGACGTTGCATCAGGACGCTGAAGCCACGATCGCGCGCGCACTCACAGCGCGCTGATCACGACGGACCACAGGAGACTCCGAGGCACCGAGGCCGGATCTTATGGTCTTGCAAAAACCAAGCTCCCACTCTCCGCGTCTCCTGTAATCCGTCGTGATCTAGAAGGCTCCTGAACTCCCCGCCTCCTGTGATCCGTCGTGATCACCGAAGTTTGCCGTCGAGCTCCAGGTACACCCGACGGATAGCGGTCGCAGCCTGGCTTGATCGAATCGTCCAGGCGTCCAGGTCGCCAAACTTCGCCTGCTTGACAGCGTCCTCGACAGGAACGCCTGCGGCGTGCAACCGCTTCGCTTCCGCGATGACCTGCACCAACGCCTTGCGCGCCATCTCCAGTTCCTCCTTGAGGATGGCCGGCGACTCTACGAACCCGTGACCAGGCACGTACGTGGTCACGTCCATCGCCTGAGCCTTCTCGATCGTCGCAACCCACTCCGACGGATAGGCCGACCGCATCGCGGGGAAGATGCGATTGAGATAGGCCTCGCTCATGAAGAGGATCTTCTCCTTCGGCAGATACACGCTCAGGTCCCCGCCCGTGTGCGCCCGCCCGAGAAACAGAATCTGAATCTCGATTCCGCCCAACTTCAACGTCGTTTTGTCAGGGACGGCCGTGATTGGCTGCGGCGCCACGCCCGAGGGGCCTTCAAGAATCGCCTTCGAAGAGGGATGCGCGAACGCTTTCGCCGTTGAAGGAAACGCCGCGTTGCCCGCCGTGTGGTCGCCATGATCAGAGCCGATGACGACATGGGTGATGGGTTGGCGGGTGACTTTGGCAATCTCGCGCACCATGCGCAGGGTTTCCTCCATGCTGCCCTGGCCGTCGGCCACGAGCACGCCTTCGGAGGTCACGACAAAGAGGCTGACCGTTGTGAACTTCTCACTGCCGGCCGAACGCAATTGTTCGTACGAATAGACGCCCTCGGCCAGTTTCTGCACCCGCGGGAAGTCCGCCTCGGTGTAGCCGCGCTTGACCGGGTCGCCGGTGCGGGGCACTTGTTGGGGAGCAAGCGCGGCAAAAAGTGCCACGGCCAGAACAAGTCGATGCATGTCGCGCATTGTAATCCCGGCTAGAATTCGCCGCATGCGCGCTCCCATGATTCTGGTATCTGTCGTCGTCTGCGCCCTGCTGGGTTCGGCCGGACCTGGCGCCCAAGAGACGGCTACGGCCCGAATCCAGTTGTTTCTAATCGAGCGGCCTGTCGGCGTTGAGCGCGCGACAACGGTGGTGACGCCAGAGGGTCGCACACTCACCTCCGAGATGGAGTTGGTGGACCGTGGCACCCGCCTCCAGCTGACCGCATCGCTGAGCGTGCTGCCCGACGGCACGCCGCGGCATTTCAAGGCCGCCGGCAAGAGCTATCGATTCGTGAACGTGGACGCCGAAGTCACAGTCACCGGCCAAACGGCGCGGGTGACGTCGATGGGGGAGTCCACGGATGTGGCGCTGCCGGCGACGTGGTTTCCGGCTCGCAGTTGGGCACCCGTCGCCGCGCGTGCGTCGCTGATCGACTACTGGGAGCGTCACAAGCGCCCGGCCAGCATCGTGCTGTTGCCCGGAGATGCCGACAGCCGCATCGAGGTGACGTTCCGCGGCGCCGAGGACGTGCAGGCGGGTGGCAAGACCGTGAAGCTCCGCCGCTACAGTCTGGATGGCGTCGTGTGGGGTCGCGAGACGGTCTGGGTGGACGCCCGGGGCGCGTTTGCCGCGTTAGTGTCGCGCATCCACATCCTGCCGTTTGAAGCGGTGCGCGAGGATCTGGTGGGGGCACTGCCGGCACTCCAGGCGAGTTCGGTGCGCGATCGCATGGCCGACCTCGCGGGTTTCGCGAGTGCGACCGCACCCACCGCTTCGGGTGTCTACGCCCTCTCGGGCGCTCGTGTCATCACTGGTGACGATGTGCCGGCGATCGAGGATGGCGTGGTGTGGGTGCGGAATGGACGCATCGCCGGCGTTGGGCCGCGCGATCGCATGACATTGCCGCAGGGCATTCGCGTCATTGATGTGAGCGGCGCCACGATCATCCCCGGCCTGATCGACATGCACGCGCACGCCTCACAGATCGAATGGGCGCCCGCGTATCTGGCAGCCGGCGTGACGACCATTCGTGACATGGGAGGCGAGGCGCTGTTTCTGAGTGCGTTCCGCAACGAACTTGCGTCCGGCCGAGGGCTTGGGCCGCGAGTGGAACTCGCGGGCCTTGTGGATGGTCCCGGCGATGGCGGGTTCGGCACCGTGGTGGCTTCCACTGCTGCCGAGGGCCGCGCCATCGTCGATCGCTACCACGCGCTGGGTTTCAGCCAGATGAAGCTGTATAGCCTCGTGCAGCCCGATGTGGCAGCGGCGATTGCTGTGCGTGCGCATGAGCTGAAGATGGCGGTGACCGGGCACGTGCCGACGGCACTCGGTCTTGAGGCTGCCGTCCTTGCTGGAATGGACCAGGTGGCGCATCAGCCTCTGCGAGGACAGCCTGGCTCAGCCGAAACCGACCGCATCATCGGTCTGCTGGCCGAGCGCCACACCGTGATCGATCCGACGCAGGCCTGGGGCGAATTGCTCGGCCGGCCGCGTGACGTGCGTGCCGAGACAATCGAGCCTGGCATTGCCAACGCGCCGTATGCTCTGGCGGCGAACTATCGCAGCGTCCTCAACAATCCGCGACCCGCGCAAGCGGCGCCAGCGGTACCGGCCAGAGATCCTGCACCGCGCGGTCCCTCCATGCTGAAAGCAATTCACGACAAGGGCGTGCCGGTCGTGGCCGGCACCGACGGCGCGTTGCCGGGATACAGCCTCTTGCGGGAAGTGGAACTCTACGTGCAGGCCGGGCTCACACCACTTCAGGCCATTCAGGCGGCGACCAGTGTCTCCGCACGCGCGCTCGGTCTGGGCGCGGAACTCGGAACGATTGCCCTGGGCAAGCGCGCGGATCTCGTCGTGCTCGATGCGGATCCGCTGACAGACATCTCGGCGATCAGGCGCACGCGCTTCGTCGTGACGAACGGCAGAATGTACGACCCAGCGCTGTTGTGGCGCCTGGCCGGTTTCCGGCTTTTGACTTCGGCGTCACCAGGGCGCATGCTCCACAACAGGTGATTGTCTGACGGCAACGTTCGGGCTCGTGGTACTGGTTGCCTTCACCCAGATTGCCCCAGCCTTGCTCATACGGCCTGCGTGGGTTGTGCCCGGCGTGCCCGACGTCGTCTGGATGGCCATCGAGGAGGCCATCGCCGAGACGGACAAAGAGCGCACCAAAGAACTTCTTAAAGGGGCTGAGGTCCACGCTCGAAGTGCTGTGGCCGGACACGAAGGCGACGTGGGCCGCCGGTTCGCGTTAGCGGTGGTTCTCGGGCTGCGCGCGGATCGCGAAGGCGGCAGGACCAAGGTCACCATTGCTTCGGAGCTCAAGAAGGAGCTGGATGCGACGCTGGCGCTCGATCCAGAGCACGGCCGCGCCCGCCACATGCGAGGCCGGCTCACCGCCGGCGTCCTGCGCATGAGCCGCCTCACACGATGGTTCGCGACCAGCCTTCTTGGTGGCGGAGAGCTCAAGAAGGCGAACTGGGTGGACGCCGAGCGCGACCTGGCGTTCGCTGAGCTTCAGGTACCAGAGGTCAGCGATCACCACTTGCAGCTCGCACGGCTCTATCGCGACACGAAGCGGCCCCAACTTGCGCTGGCCGAGGTCGAGCACGTCTTGACCATGCCGTTCCAGTCCGCGATGGAGCGGGTGGTTCACGCCGAAGCGCTAGCCCTCGGCAAAGCGCTCCGGTAACGCACCGCCCTGGCGTTATACCGCTGGCGGCGACTGGTGCAAGGCGAAGTACGCGCCCTGCGGATCGGACAGGACCGAAATGGTGCCGTTTTCTCCGATGTCCATCGGGCCCATGCAGACCGTGGCGCCGAGTGAACGGGCCTTCTCGGTCATCGCGGCCGCGTCGGCCACCTCGACGTAGATCATCCAGTGTGGCGGCGTGTTCGGGTCGCGCATGGTGGCGGGAGGAATGCCACCAATCATCGCTCCGCTGTTTTCAATGTGGCCGTAGTCGTTGGGCCCGGCCGCGGCACCCTTGCCGTTTGTGACTTTCCAGCCGAACACGTCGCCGTAAAACGATGCTGCGCCGGCTTCATTGGTCGTTGAGAGTTCAATCCAGCCGACGGCGTGCATCACGCCACCAACACGAACGCCGATGTTGGTCATGGCCTGCCAGATGCAGAACACCGCGCCGGCAGGATCCGCAAGAACGGCCATCCGGCCGAAGTCCATCACGTCGAACGGCGGCGCCATGACGGTTCCACCAGCGGCCGTGACTTTTTCCGCCGTGGCGTCAGCGTTGTCAACGGCAATGTAGACGGCCCAGTTCGGCGGCACGCCATGCGTGAGCTGCTCCGGCTGCAGC from Acidobacteriota bacterium encodes:
- a CDS encoding MBL fold metallo-hydrolase, producing the protein MHRLVLAVALFAALAPQQVPRTGDPVKRGYTEADFPRVQKLAEGVYSYEQLRSAGSEKFTTVSLFVVTSEGVLVADGQGSMEETLRMVREIAKVTRQPITHVVIGSDHGDHTAGNAAFPSTAKAFAHPSSKAILEGPSGVAPQPITAVPDKTTLKLGGIEIQILFLGRAHTGGDLSVYLPKEKILFMSEAYLNRIFPAMRSAYPSEWVATIEKAQAMDVTTYVPGHGFVESPAILKEELEMARKALVQVIAEAKRLHAAGVPVEDAVKQAKFGDLDAWTIRSSQAATAIRRVYLELDGKLR
- a CDS encoding amidohydrolase family protein, which codes for MRAPMILVSVVVCALLGSAGPGAQETATARIQLFLIERPVGVERATTVVTPEGRTLTSEMELVDRGTRLQLTASLSVLPDGTPRHFKAAGKSYRFVNVDAEVTVTGQTARVTSMGESTDVALPATWFPARSWAPVAARASLIDYWERHKRPASIVLLPGDADSRIEVTFRGAEDVQAGGKTVKLRRYSLDGVVWGRETVWVDARGAFAALVSRIHILPFEAVREDLVGALPALQASSVRDRMADLAGFASATAPTASGVYALSGARVITGDDVPAIEDGVVWVRNGRIAGVGPRDRMTLPQGIRVIDVSGATIIPGLIDMHAHASQIEWAPAYLAAGVTTIRDMGGEALFLSAFRNELASGRGLGPRVELAGLVDGPGDGGFGTVVASTAAEGRAIVDRYHALGFSQMKLYSLVQPDVAAAIAVRAHELKMAVTGHVPTALGLEAAVLAGMDQVAHQPLRGQPGSAETDRIIGLLAERHTVIDPTQAWGELLGRPRDVRAETIEPGIANAPYALAANYRSVLNNPRPAQAAPAVPARDPAPRGPSMLKAIHDKGVPVVAGTDGALPGYSLLREVELYVQAGLTPLQAIQAATSVSARALGLGAELGTIALGKRADLVVLDADPLTDISAIRRTRFVVTNGRMYDPALLWRLAGFRLLTSASPGRMLHNR
- a CDS encoding TlpA family protein disulfide reductase, with translation MVRTYGTDARFVVENYGESALAAKYGVKRYPAIFVNDVLVATPKDFGFTASGEGAEPGRYAPLRKAESHERFRADLTRVIDLLMAGKKSDASALAAPVDSGEPAVMPALNFTDLNGQLVRPRDLAGKVVVVEFWATWCPPCRSTLAWLGELQKKHGDRVVVLALAVESDEPLVRRLASELNVPLRWVMRSPAMLAAFGDVSVVPTLLVYDPRGRLAGTHYGAPPTLHQDAEATIARALTAR
- a CDS encoding VCBS repeat-containing protein, with amino-acid sequence MLGRRRVVATAVVVTAVLTPLAVWSQSAAPVPSIAGVRFERAVAPFPVARADGAAHALPFLGGLDVPRPQFTDIDGDGDADLFLQEYSNSLWFFENTGSAGAPRYEWRTDRFQDIDTAEWFRFIDLDNDGVIDLLSESPVSRIRHYRNTGTKKAPAFTLVGELRDGTGAPMFMDRQNIPALADIDCDGRLDMLVGRVEGVVDRYEATGPGVAQFALIAERYEGIEIIGGIGMPTTRHGANALALGDFDADGDQDLFWGDFFEPAILLIENVGSTCSNPSFQSEPVTLPFADGARTSGYNAPAPVDMDGDGDLDFFIGVIGGAFNPIRTGEDNFFFWERTAANAFTLRTKRFLDGIDHGSDAAPAFADIDADGDLDLIVGSKIDAQTGSFPSLQVYRNDGTRTAPQYRAMDAVRLVDAYNFTPAAGDLDADGDIDLIVGTWNQDLLFVRNEGTPQVPRWVPDPAGAIKPPRASHLAPALGDLDNDGDLDLIAGQANGLLLFYRNTGSRRAPKFTLVTDKLDDIKVGRRSTPALIDVDGDGLLDLVIGHEDRGPLMVARNAGSRTSPKFVMADPLPMPLPPISAPAFADVDGDGVQDLLVGTTSGGMRFYRGTRNR
- a CDS encoding VOC family protein, yielding MATIDKHAPGSPCWFELSTNNQTAAKTFYSDLFGWTIADSPMGPDAVYTMFQIDGLDVGACCTLQPEQLTHGVPPNWAVYIAVDNADATAEKVTAAGGTVMAPPFDVMDFGRMAVLADPAGAVFCIWQAMTNIGVRVGGVMHAVGWIELSTTNEAGAASFYGDVFGWKVTNGKGAAAGPNDYGHIENSGAMIGGIPPATMRDPNTPPHWMIYVEVADAAAMTEKARSLGATVCMGPMDIGENGTISVLSDPQGAYFALHQSPPAV